The window aaacaattattaaaaagtaaaaagacaAATTAAAATGGTGATACATTAGTACTCAAGTTAAATTGTCACTGTCACGTCAATTTTCAACTATAGTTTGCTTTGAATTTGTAAACTAATATATCTCAATTTATAATGTTcttataataaaattctaatacCTTGACATCACTTGTTATTTATTACACATGTATATGCCATGAATAATTTAAAAGCATACAGTGGTCAAAGGGAAAGCAATCGATCAGTACTAATTTCCAGGAAGCTACGAAACAAAAAATTCCCTAGAAATTATATAACTAAAGGAATTATCCTGatattgcttcttctttttttgttttctttttttttttgaggaattaggattttagaattaattaatcactaaaaatatatatgccaatattgttataaaaaataaaaacaaaacaaaaaggatgagatatttaatttctaaaaacacaaaagaaatatagaaaaaaaaaatatatatatatatatatataattgaaacaTGAGATTGCAtagtttattttatgttatctaTACAATATAATAAGTTACTagatcttttttaattaaaaaaaaaaaaaaaagagttagtaGACCTTTCGTTGACTTCCTGCACTTCCAACCACATAGCAACCCGTCAACTTTGCGAATTGTCCAACGAGCTGACCAACTGCGCCGGAAGCAGATGAAACGAAGACATATTCTCCTTTCTTAGGAGAACAAATTTCGTAGAAACCAGCATATGCTGTTATACCAGGATAACCTATATATGAACACATTCAAAATATGGAGGggaaccccaaaaaaaaaaaaaaaaaaaaaaaaaaaatcaacatgaaTCTTATTTGTCAATCgtttttatattatatgaaaaaaaaatatattatcttcagattaaagaaaaagaaaaagaaaaatataatatggataagattttatttcttatatttaagGGTGTATATATGGTTCAGATATatcttatatttataatatttaatctaaatcttgatcattaggatCCTTAATTCAAAAAGTATCCTCCTGATAAGTACAAGTGACAGTAAAAATACAAGCACATATGAAGAtctgaaaagtgaaaaccacTCACTAAAGAAAAAGGAGCACTCGCAATTATAAAAGCTGCCAAAATAACAATTTGTTATCTCACCAAATTATGGAATATTGTGGAAGATTTTGTAGCCATAGTTGATTGGATAagttaaatatatattgtgAGAGGCAAAATTAATGACCATCAAACCAAATAACTGACCAAGAATTCCAGTGTAATAGGAAAGTGGTACATCTGTATGGTGAATTTTGGTAAGGTTAGGTTCCTCGACTAGGCTGTACTCTTCCCATACTGCTGGTCCCCAAACAAAGTCACCTTCTTTGTAGTCTGGATGCCTGGAATCCAAAACCTTAGCCACTCCATGCCCAGATAATGCCTGCATGTTTGCACCAATTCATAATCGCTagctcaaaactcaaaacttatTACCAATCAATTTGCATTAATAGTTTTTAttgatcaatatatatatatagagagtaTATATAGAGAGTCACAAAAcaattcacaaaaaataattcacaATTGTCGATGAGTCAAATTGTGATAGGCCCAAGtaagaacaaattaaaactTACTAATTCAACCattgtaaaaattgttgtgTATTACTGTATATGTGTACACGAAAATAGAGGCTTACCGAGCCAGGGGTACAGGAAGTGAAGATCGAATCTTCAGCTCTATTCATGCGAATCCGCATAAAAGGATCGCATGATAAGTAGAGGTTCTTCAACAGAACTGCTTTCGATCCATTTGGGATCTCCAATTTGATAGTACTAGTTTTCATGTACATGTCTGATTCTTTGGGAGAACCGGTGACATAGTCCCTCAATATCAACTGCTTGTTGCTCACTTCCTTTCCAACACTAGCAGCCATTGCCTCTATATctctgtgtgtttgtgtttcgatattttttttttctctctgaaatGGTTGTGTAATGGTGGTGAAAGACTGAAATTTGTGAACAGAAGTCCTATTTGTAGTACACATATTCTTAATGTTTTATTCTGTATGAGTgcgttttttaattaaaactaaatGTTTATGTCATTGTGTCACATAAGTCACTGCCTTATTGAtggtttgaaagaaaaaatatatatgaaaaacatcATTGATGATGGTTGGCGCTATACTTTTTGAAGCGGAAAATGTCATTGTAACATGACTAGGTAAATAACATGACTATGTATAGCGCCAACCATTGATGATGGTTGGCGCTATACTTAGTTGACCAAtcatatttctttatataacatgactaggaaaataaataaagggaaatgttaaccaatgTCTTTAGAATATTagtttagaaactatttttagtaatattttattgagagaataataaaataataaatgttgtaaatagctttttatatttttccatgaaagtaatgtcaaaacttttcgATTATAGTTTATTAATGATTTTCATAAGAGCATCCGTTAACATGACCCATAAATAAAtgattataatatattaaatgttATGGGTTCTAATAATAGTAATATGTTAGTAGGATTGGAGTATAATAAATACCAATATTCTTAAggtatttgttattttaaaaaagttttgaatcaTGATTTGGACaagtggcgcaaaattagataACAATTAGAATTTATAGTGAATTCTAATTGTGTTTCaactttaatataatatatatattatacaactaatacaaaatttggcatatgcattaataatgtAGATAACATGCAATCCAATACAGgtattcaaaatattaatttaataaaaagttattacataTATAACATTAGTTAAAGTTAGATGAGTTGTAACATGATTAtgactcaattaaaaaaaaaattatccaaatgactatcattttttttagtaaacagtaatacttattagaatgcacacgaaaatagtaatactagtattttaaatcaggtttataatacattatataatcagagtattatttttaattgtgttttttccttctcaaattTGGGCATGGAAGCTATTCCTACTAGTATAGAGTTTGAGAAATAGTAGGGTGATGAAAATAGAGACATTCTAATAATAACTTTGGAGTTTAACTAGTTCACACCTCTAATTATTTCTGATAAATACATCCATGCTTTAAATCCCCATATCGTAGGAAAatgtatttgatatcaaattatattatattaccggtatcaaaatccaataagtatgaaacaaaattcttttttcttaagcCTTAACCATGGaatcatgaaaataaaaacccacatATGAAAACGAGTCTCACATTTATTGGAGGGAGTATTAAACATTGTTGACTTTGATCTTCTGGATATACTCAATAATTTCCTGAAGATTACATATATGATGAGGTAAGATCTGGCGGTGGCGGCACTGGCGGCTGTACCAATCGTTTTTCCGTCTAATGGCGACTGTATCATTTCCTGGTATTGGTcggaaaagagataatgagctaaTGGCGGCTGTATCATTTCCTGGTATTGGTCGgcaaagagataatgagctaaTGGCGGCTGTATCATTTCCTGGTATTCTAATGGCGTTTTCGTAAATGTCTTGTTATTGAAAATGTTATCTGATCCTTATCAGACTATCAGTAAGATAATGagcttattttcaaaaaaaagataatgatcaatatatatatatatatatatatatatatatttagggtgTTTAGTATACTGCCTCTATTAACTATCCCCTCCCCTTTAACCCAGAGGTACCATTAGACCATTTGAGTGGTTATCGATAATCAGCTAAAGTTAACTAGTGTGCAACCTCAGTACTTAACATTGAATAAATCTTCCTTATTGGTTTGATAGGTACTCCTAAAGTATAGAGAATGATACTCCCTCAGTATGGAGGATGGTGCACCCTCCTCTCACCAGGGATAGACCCAGGTGGGGGTCCGAGTCCCCCCTcggtctaaatttttttttttttttaagttattagatattttattttgtagttgGACTCCCTTACAAAACCTTAAAACTCCCCTTCTCCTCAATAAGCCTAgttaacatcatcaaaatagcAACTATCAAAcctaaaaacttaacaaaaacaataaaaacattcacaatggtgattgtattttagccacaccaaaaaaaaaaaaaaaaaactattttaccaccaaagaatcaaaaaatcatatgttaTTGGAGAAGccaaagttaaattttttgcaactacagtaaactggtataaataccagttgactgtagcaagttattaaaaataaaatacaatattttattaagattatatctcttccttcaattaaaaaactcaaattctaactcttcctttattattttaatgagttgtttatattattttaaatgaagtaataaataaaataaaataaaataaatttctagtCAACACTTGAACTCGCGTGGATCACGTCTAGAAAAATAGAAGCAGGGTGGCAGGCAATGACACAAAAAGTACGCCGCGGCAGAAAAATATGGGTACGTATATTTCTAGACAAACCTGTTACAATAAGACACGcggaaattaaaaatatatattttgtttttgtttttttctttgttggtaaTCGCATCTTATTATATTTAGAAACAACATATTTgagcatttataattttttaatactatatgaacactgattttgagtttttttttttctttacacttCGGCTCCCGCTAGCTTAAAATCCTAGGTTTGTTCCTACCTCACATTTATGGTGGGGTTCactatgaatgtgagaggaggggAGCATCATTTCTCCATGCTCTAGGAATACCTAagaattccccccccccccccctcacacacacacacacacacacacacacacacacacacacacacacacacatatatatccTTACTTAATTTTCAATACTCACAGAAAGTCTATTTAGTAAGCCTAACACCGTAGTGCTCAATGCATGGACACAAATCACAaacctaacccaaaaaaaaaaaaaaaaaaaaaaaaaaaaaaagggagtagtGGATCACTCAATGAAATAGATAAGAAAAGCAGATGAAAAGAATTCAAGTTTTAAGctatttcttaaataaaatgacaaaaaaaaaaaaaaaagacactaaaatttattaataactcACCAGGAACCAACCCCACTTCTCTTAAAATATCACCATACACCCTTGGTataatggtcactccacaagtttaagtgcttgtgaggtgtggggggtaagggctgGGATTCAAGTTTTTAGGAGGgaacttcacacatatatatatttagattaggttagagtagaatttcaatcttatataaaaaaaaatttatatgcaaCAACAATGGCTCCATAACTGTAATCGCTAGGTGATTTCTAGTTCCCCCAAGGTTGACACCATATAATTCGAGGTTAAGGCAATAAATATAAATGGGgtctttaatatttaaatatcaattaaacaaatttaattCATACTAATCAAATGAAGGTTAATTTAAATGAATTCATTTGTGAGCTTTATATGcataaatttgtaatatttttagcaTTATTCTACAATTTTGTGCCTTTATATAAAGGAGTAAAgccattaaaattttcattaaaaaaaaaaaccattaaaaaatgtGGGCTTTGGGTCAAGGCCTTGAACTGGCACATCCCTTCTCTTATTGTGTTCCTAGAATATCTATACACTGCGTACAATTCTATCATCCCGCTTTGACACGAAAgcacttggaaaatttttttttacaatcaaACCGTCAATTTTGAACAATTTAATGCTATTTGGAGAGTCTCGTACAAAAAGAACATTATGCATAGAagttagggcccgtttggtacgtgtgtttaaataatagttttcagttttttttttagaaatacgtaTGGGtaaaaagtatgtaaaaatacaagtaatattgtttaaaaactgaaaacatgtgtttaaaattaGGTATCAAACAGCCCCTAGAACTTCACATTAAATATTCTTATTAAACTATATCTGATTGTCACTATATCCAAGTTTCTTTCTTGATGAATAGTAGTCAAATTTGTAGCTCATTACAAACCTGATAACGATCACTATCTTGCCTATAATaaattgtttctctcttttattatttgtaGTGCAACaggctataaaaaaaaaaaaaaaaaaaagagagagggaaaggtTTTAGCAATGGCAGGTGATGGTGAAGAAGTGAGAAACAAACAAGTGCTAGCTAGAGACTACATAGATGGAAATCCCAATGAAACAGACATGTACTTTGGCACAAGTAGCATAAGCTTGAAGGTGCCAGAGGGTTCAAAAGAAGTGTTGGTGAGGAACCTTTACTTGTCCTGTGATCCTTACATGCAAGGCATTAAGGCTAAAATCCCAGATCGCCTTTTTTATTCCTTTGCACCCCATTCAATAAGTTCATGCTCATAGTTCACTgactcactctctttctcttgcaTATATGCTATATAACTCTCTTGCTTGCTGTGACAATGGATACACCTTTAAATTTGCTGTATTTAATAACCATGAAATGGTTCAATTTGAAATAAAGAGAATTGTtattatagtttttgttttcacaaATGAACCtatttttttggtgaaacaTGTAGCCAATAGTTGGGTATGGAGTGGCTAAAGTTTTGGAATCTAGGCACCCGGACTTCAAGAAAGGAGATCTCATTTAGGGGTAACCAAATGGGAAGAATACAACCTCATCACAATGACTGAAAGCctctttaaaatccagcacacTAATGTGCCCCTTTCCTACTATACTGGACTTCTTGGTAAGTAATTTGCTCATCAATTGGGAAAAAAGTTTATAAGATGGATttgattttcaagaaaaataaagaaacaaaataaaaaggattttaCTTCATAATCTTTTATGTGATTGGAATATACAACTCGTGGAACTCTGGATTAAAGATGAATTTGATACTTTGCAGTGTAATTATACTACATAATCTTTCTTGTTCATGTCACTCTTTTATGTCCTCTACACCATCTCCTTCTCTACATACTAGCAActatagatattttcttttaaaaaaaaaaaaacattgacaTAGTAAATGCTCCATCTAATTGGATTTACTTTTGCACATAGGTATGCCTGGTATGACTGCTTATGCTGGTTTCTATGAACTTTGCTCACCAAAGAAAGGAGAATATGTTTTTGTCTCATTAGCATTTGGTGCAGTTGGCCAACTAGTTGGGGAATTGGCCAAATTGATGGGTTGTTATGTTGTTGGAAGTGCTGGAAGCAAAGAAAAGGTACATCAACCTTAATTGGAATcttctttaaaatatttgaagGAGAAAAGTACTAGGTATGCATTGTTCTGACAGTGCTACCAACaatattgtttttattcaataattcaatTAGATATTTGTGACAACAATAACATACACGTAAGTTGATCTTCTGATTATATCATCACCTTTTACTAACATCCATTTTGAATGAATTTGAAACAATAgtatatattttgttcttaattCGAACTGATTTTGCAGGTTTGATCTCCTTTTTTCCTCCTTGAATGAGCTGTTATTTGTTTGTCTCTGGTTAGACCTttaaagtattttaacacaaatTTGCATAATATTCTGAAATCTTATTCAAATTCTCCTAGTCCTCACCCTGTtgtatgattttattatttggacCAAAATTTTAAGCTGCTATGCATGCTTAATCTCTGTTTTAAAGCAGGGGAGATAGAAacatgatctttttttttaaatgaaatttcaaCACTTGTCCTGCTTTTATCTGAACAAGGTTGATATACTTAAGAGCAAGTTCGGATTCAACGAGGCTTTCAATTATAAGGAAGAGCATGACTTGGATGCAGCTCTAAAAAGGTCAGTGGAAAATTTGCTTATAAATAAtctaaaagaaattaatgaggcaaaatttcttattattagCTGTGAGGCAAAATTGCACTGCGTTCACTAATTTATTCATGGTGACTGCAAATTGCATAACATTAAAGAATAAACTTTGGCAGAAACTATATCTCAACAGCAATATCAAGGCCTAATTGTTAATTACAACTGCAAGagcaacttttataaaaaattgagaggcactgactttttttttggtaataatgtTAGGTGTTTTCCTGAAGGCATTGACATTTACTTTGATAATGTCGGAGGCAAAATGCTTGATGCAGTTCTCCTTAACATGAGATTCCATGGTCACATTGCAGTAGCTGGAATGATCTCACAATACaatcttgatcaacctgaagGCATAAGAAATTTATTATCTTTGGTATATAAGAGGTTTCGTATAGAAGGATTTACAGTGTATGATTACTACCACCTCTTTCCCAACTTCTTAGACCTTGTGCTACCTTACATTAGAGAAGGAAAGATAGCATATGTTGAAGACACAGCCGAAGGCCTTGAAAATGGCCCTTCAACTATTGTAGGAATTTTTAGTGGCCAAAATGTAGGAAAGCAAGTAGTTGTAGTTGCTCGGGAGTGATCATTTTACCTCCTTTAGCATATgtattttacactttttttttcttttttctgtgtAATACTTATACAGCACCATATATAATGTTTCTCCCCATTACCATGGTGAAAGCCATTGCTGCTTGACAGCCATGGTAACTAGGTAAGtaaatgtaaggttgaatttattcaaccatctaattggctttattccgtgccaaatttgcttgtatttcaacatttagtaaccctgtatttaggtgggcttgttgtaagggtagtgagtgagatagagtgaagtttgctcaagagtgtgcaagaaaacagagactcgcagcttggcctcgcgggtgactcgcggctgcaagccaccagacgcagcacacgtgccaagcatgccggaatgtgaacagtcatgctagctggagcactacaggacaaaacaggacaactggccatacggttatctcgcgactggatctcgcgacttaatcaagtcgcgaggtcaagccgcgagccacccctgttttgtaaaacctgacgtttcacattcctctctcactccagtataaataccccttttacccacaaatataagagagcttccagagagaattttgagagagaaaccctagagtaaaacaagattgattcatgtacaatctttacataagtgcctcttcaaattcctcaactctcttcctctccattgccaaacccttgagaggctttttaccaaaaccttgttctcaccatatccattactgtgagagggttgtttggtgttctgggaagcagttaggaaggaaccaattttcATTAGTTGAtactatggtctagtagcggaatccgggaagttagaaaagaaaaaggttcggcgcaacctcgttggagcaagaagctttggagggcttagatgcaCTGGGttgattaggcttggagggtctattgttgtccatgtatcccaactacattttctagtggattgtttaccgcttggagggcggcggagaggttttacgccgagggctttggtttcctcttcgataacacatcgcgtgttgtctttgtgtttgcatcttccttcccttttatctttgcctttttattatctgctgtgggttgtgattttaatttggcttagatagtttatccaattctatattatagcttatgttcattttccgcatactagttgtttgacataatgcttgaattggttaagttgtaaattgggggtctaaacgttcaaagttgtttatacacatatttgaactttcagtaaaTTCTCAGGGTTCAATATATTATGGGCTGTTTCAATAAGGAATGCTTGTCCATTTGTGTAAACATTA of the Quercus robur chromosome 10, dhQueRobu3.1, whole genome shotgun sequence genome contains:
- the LOC126704463 gene encoding 2-alkenal reductase (NADP(+)-dependent)-like isoform X2, whose translation is MAASVGKEVSNKQLILRDYVTGSPKESDMYMKTSTIKLEIPNGSKAVLLKNLYLSCDPFMRIRMNRAEDSIFTSCTPGSALSGHGVAKVLDSRHPDYKEGDFVWGPAVWEEYSLVEEPNLTKIHHTDVPLSYYTGILGYPGITAYAGFYEICSPKKGEYVFVSSASGAVGQLVGQFAKLTGCYVVGSAGSQRKVDLLKNKFGFDEAFNYKEEHDLNAALKRYFPNGIDIYFDNVGGKMLDAVLLNMRDHGRIAGCGMTSTYNLDEPEGIKNLMFIIYKRIRMEGFSAIEYYHLYPKVLDHILPYIRESKIVYVEDLAEGLENGAAAFLRLFSGRNVGKQVLVVARE
- the LOC126704463 gene encoding 2-alkenal reductase (NADP(+)-dependent)-like isoform X1, coding for MAASVGKEVSNKQLILRDYVTGSPKESDMYMKTSTIKLEIPNGSKAVLLKNLYLSCDPFMRIRMNRAEDSIFTSCTPGSALSGHGVAKVLDSRHPDYKEGDFVWGPAVWEEYSLVEEPNLTKIHHTDVPLSYYTGILGYPGITAYAGFYEICSPKKGEYVFVSSASGAVGQLVGQFAKLTGCYVVGSAGSQRKVDLLKNKFGFDEAFNYKEEHDLNAALKRSVFATVCHTWYFPNGIDIYFDNVGGKMLDAVLLNMRDHGRIAGCGMTSTYNLDEPEGIKNLMFIIYKRIRMEGFSAIEYYHLYPKVLDHILPYIRESKIVYVEDLAEGLENGAAAFLRLFSGRNVGKQVLVVARE
- the LOC126704463 gene encoding 2-alkenal reductase (NADP(+)-dependent)-like isoform X3; amino-acid sequence: MCTTNRTSVHKFQSFTTITQPFQREKKNIETQTHRDIEAMAASVGKEVSNKQLILRDYVTGSPKESDMYMKTSTIKLEIPNGSKAVLLKNLYLSCDPFMRIRMNRAEDSIFTSCTPGSALSGHGVAKVLDSRHPDYKEGDFVWGPAVWEEYSLVEEPNLTKIHHTDVPLSYYTGILGYPGITAYAGFYEICSPKKGEYVFVSSASGAVGQLVGQFAKLTGCYVVGSAGSQRKVDLLKNKFGFDEAFNYKEEHDLNAALKRRENA